In the genome of Streptomyces globosus, one region contains:
- a CDS encoding helix-turn-helix transcriptional regulator — protein sequence MKPTGRSAAELPLHRLQVPQPHLLPFAVGSFDAIGPLSRAGFPHRHTFHEIAHVTGGAGRHVLDLVPGPLAPPVLCVITPGQVHHWEGAEGLAGQVVLFHEDFLGGHPEDARALRRLAGRPTVPLGAHASRIAGLVDAMEEEYRALRSGYAGVLRAYLHILVVEAARAAEAGAPPAVPADRGDSLAEAFARITARPGGAQLTVAACARELGVSTGHLHAAVKQATGLTPGGLIRRAQTLEAKRLLAGTDMTVRQVAQQAGFADPSYFCRFFRRETGLTPGGFRAGLAGNHHDPRIPSIAAPDSGP from the coding sequence ATGAAGCCCACCGGCCGAAGCGCCGCCGAACTGCCCCTGCACCGCCTCCAGGTGCCCCAGCCCCACCTGCTGCCGTTCGCCGTCGGCTCCTTCGACGCGATCGGCCCGCTCTCCCGTGCCGGATTCCCCCACCGGCACACCTTCCACGAGATCGCCCACGTCACCGGCGGCGCCGGCAGGCACGTCCTCGACCTCGTGCCCGGACCCCTCGCCCCGCCCGTCCTGTGCGTGATCACCCCCGGCCAGGTGCACCACTGGGAGGGGGCCGAGGGACTGGCGGGGCAGGTCGTCCTCTTCCACGAGGACTTCCTCGGCGGACACCCCGAGGACGCCCGGGCACTGCGCCGGCTCGCCGGCCGGCCCACGGTCCCGCTGGGGGCGCACGCCTCGCGCATCGCCGGCCTGGTCGACGCGATGGAGGAGGAGTACCGCGCCCTGCGGTCCGGATACGCAGGCGTGCTCCGCGCCTACCTGCACATCCTGGTCGTGGAGGCCGCGCGTGCCGCCGAGGCGGGCGCGCCGCCGGCCGTGCCCGCCGACCGGGGGGACAGCCTCGCCGAGGCCTTCGCAAGGATCACCGCGCGGCCGGGCGGGGCGCAGCTGACGGTGGCTGCCTGCGCCCGCGAACTCGGTGTCTCCACGGGACATTTGCACGCCGCGGTGAAGCAGGCGACGGGCCTGACCCCCGGCGGGCTGATCCGGCGGGCGCAGACGCTGGAGGCCAAACGGCTGCTGGCAGGCACGGACATGACGGTACGCCAGGTCGCTCAGCAGGCGGGATTCGCGGACCCGTCCTACTTCTGCCGCTTCTTCCGGCGCGAGACCGGCCTGACCCCCGGCGGGTTCCGGGCCGGGCTCGCAGGAAATCACCACGATCCCCGGATCCCGTCCATCGCGGCGCCCGATTCCGGCCCCTAG
- a CDS encoding SDR family oxidoreductase, whose product MAQAQQTLDGKVALVAGATRGAGRGIAVELGAQGATVYVTGRSTRGRRSEYDRPETVEETAELVTAAGGKGIAVVADHLVPEQVEALVRRIDAEQGRLDVLVNDIWGGELLFEWDGTVWDHDLDNGLRLLRLAVDTHAITSHFAMPLLLRRPGGLVVEMTDGTAEYNASRYRVSFFYDIAKSAVLRMAFALGHELGPRGATAVALTPGWLRSEMMLDTFGVTEANWRDALERVPHFAISESPAYVGRAVAALAADPEAARWNGQSLSSGQLARVYGFTDLDGSRPDAWRYLVEVQDPGLPADTAGYR is encoded by the coding sequence ATGGCGCAGGCACAGCAGACGCTTGACGGGAAGGTCGCCCTGGTCGCCGGTGCGACGCGGGGCGCGGGGCGCGGCATCGCGGTCGAACTGGGCGCGCAGGGCGCGACGGTGTACGTGACGGGGCGCAGCACGCGCGGCCGGCGCTCGGAGTACGACCGGCCGGAGACGGTGGAGGAGACCGCGGAGCTGGTCACGGCGGCGGGCGGGAAGGGAATCGCGGTCGTCGCCGACCACCTGGTGCCCGAGCAGGTGGAGGCCCTGGTCCGGCGGATCGACGCCGAACAGGGGCGCCTGGACGTGCTGGTGAACGACATCTGGGGCGGCGAGCTGCTGTTCGAGTGGGACGGCACCGTGTGGGACCACGACCTGGACAACGGGCTGCGGCTGCTGCGGCTCGCCGTCGACACCCACGCCATCACCAGCCACTTCGCGATGCCGCTGCTGCTGCGGCGGCCGGGCGGGCTGGTGGTGGAGATGACGGACGGGACCGCCGAGTACAACGCGAGCCGGTACCGCGTGTCGTTCTTCTACGACATCGCGAAGTCGGCGGTGCTGCGGATGGCGTTCGCGCTGGGGCACGAGCTGGGCCCGCGCGGGGCGACGGCGGTCGCGCTGACGCCGGGCTGGCTGCGCTCGGAGATGATGCTCGACACCTTCGGGGTGACCGAGGCGAACTGGCGGGACGCACTGGAGCGGGTCCCGCACTTCGCGATCTCGGAGAGCCCCGCGTACGTGGGCCGGGCGGTCGCCGCGCTCGCCGCCGACCCGGAGGCCGCCCGCTGGAACGGGCAGTCGCTCTCCAGCGGGCAGCTCGCCCGGGTGTACGGGTTCACGGACCTGGACGGGAGCCGGCCGGACGCCTGGCGGTACCTGGTCGAGGTGCAGGATCCGGGCCTGCCGGCGGACACCGCCGGCTACCGCTGA
- a CDS encoding enoyl-CoA hydratase/isomerase family protein — protein MLAHRQGRTGVVTLNRPRALNALTHPMVLRMEEVLRAWADDPEVEQVLVRGAGDRGLCAGGDIRAIHDDAKAGTSASAAFWRDEYRLNALIARYPKPYVAFMDGITMGGGVGVSAHGSVRVVTERSRVAMPETGIGFVPDVGGTWLLSRAPGRLGTHLALTGSAVGAADALLCGLADHHVPAEHLPDLAAALAEAPAREAVARFATEPAPGVLAARRHWIDRCHAADTVEETLDRLLAEDDPAAKEAAEALLAKSPTALKATLAAMRRTAALTSLEEALAQEYRVSCNALRSPDLVEGIRAQVVDKDRTPRWNPAALADVSDADVARFFEPPADAAAADQR, from the coding sequence ATCCTGGCCCACCGGCAGGGGCGCACCGGGGTGGTCACCCTCAACCGCCCCCGGGCCCTGAACGCCCTCACACACCCCATGGTGCTGCGCATGGAGGAGGTCCTCCGCGCCTGGGCGGACGACCCGGAGGTGGAGCAGGTCCTCGTCCGCGGCGCCGGCGACCGCGGCCTGTGCGCGGGCGGCGACATCCGGGCCATCCACGACGACGCCAAGGCGGGCACCTCCGCCTCGGCCGCCTTCTGGCGCGACGAGTACCGGCTCAACGCGCTCATCGCCCGCTACCCCAAGCCGTACGTCGCCTTCATGGACGGCATCACCATGGGCGGCGGCGTCGGCGTGTCCGCCCACGGCAGCGTCCGCGTCGTCACCGAGCGCTCCCGCGTCGCCATGCCGGAGACCGGCATCGGCTTCGTCCCCGACGTGGGCGGCACCTGGCTGCTCTCCCGCGCCCCCGGCCGGCTCGGCACCCACCTCGCGCTCACCGGCTCGGCCGTCGGCGCCGCCGACGCGCTGCTGTGCGGCCTCGCCGACCACCACGTGCCCGCGGAACACCTCCCCGACCTGGCCGCCGCCCTCGCCGAGGCCCCCGCCCGCGAGGCCGTCGCGCGGTTCGCCACCGAACCCGCCCCGGGCGTCCTCGCCGCCCGGCGGCACTGGATCGACCGCTGCCACGCCGCCGACACCGTCGAGGAGACCCTCGACCGGCTCCTCGCCGAGGACGACCCGGCCGCGAAGGAGGCCGCCGAGGCGCTCCTCGCCAAGTCGCCGACCGCGCTGAAGGCCACCCTCGCCGCGATGCGCCGCACCGCCGCCCTCACCTCGCTGGAGGAGGCCCTCGCCCAGGAATACCGGGTCTCCTGCAACGCCCTGCGCTCACCCGACCTCGTCGAGGGCATCCGCGCCCAGGTCGTCGACAAGGACCGCACCCCGCGCTGGAACCCCGCCGCGCTCGCCGACGTGTCCGACGCCGACGTGGCCCGGTTCTTCGAGCCGCCCGCCGACGCGGCCGCGGCGGATCAGCGGTAG
- a CDS encoding sensor histidine kinase — MVRVGSSPGSPGATSPVVWALPALATAVAAAIAVAAVSAPARTPVAWVGAVAFAAVALACAVAARRSRAVAVLRAAVAAQEAALARQQTETVRLAQELLPDVVERLRKGEFPEEVLASLEEPGTHGPGLTPEFRAAHQAVLRSVLEAVVAEEDLRDSAQRAFVNIARRVQAIVHQQAQELRDMEDRHGRSPDVFGDLLRLDHGTALIGRLADSIAVLGGARPGRQWSKAVPLYSVLRGAMSRIIDYQRVELHSVSQVAVVGPAVEPLIHALAELLDNATRYSPPQTKVHLTAVDVNSGIAVEIEDGGVSMSEEARRRAERMLRQAQEGIDLADLGETPRLGLAVVGRLSQAYDFQVSLRASAYGGVRAVLVIPQTLITASASASGVAHGIGTASGPRAALPVGGAETLPPAAPEALPAAVEDRSAAGEHAAASDDAPAAVRPPAAGRPATGPRHPEDDEVPLVTERTATGLPQRRRRTRAAAPDETAAAPSAAPAAPATAAAAPEPEPGMWLAAFQGGLTGDSSSKTVPSRRAAASPNTDASPNTASKGEQP, encoded by the coding sequence ATGGTTCGCGTGGGATCGTCGCCCGGTAGTCCAGGGGCCACCTCACCCGTCGTTTGGGCGCTTCCCGCCCTGGCGACCGCAGTTGCCGCGGCGATCGCCGTCGCAGCGGTCTCCGCACCCGCCCGCACGCCCGTCGCCTGGGTCGGCGCCGTCGCCTTCGCGGCGGTCGCCCTCGCCTGCGCCGTGGCCGCCAGGCGCAGCAGGGCCGTCGCCGTCCTGCGCGCCGCCGTCGCCGCACAGGAGGCGGCCCTCGCCCGGCAGCAGACCGAGACCGTCCGCCTGGCGCAGGAGCTCCTGCCGGACGTCGTCGAGCGCCTGCGCAAGGGAGAGTTCCCGGAGGAGGTGCTCGCCTCCCTGGAGGAGCCCGGCACCCACGGACCCGGACTCACCCCGGAGTTCCGCGCCGCCCACCAGGCCGTGCTGCGCTCCGTCCTGGAGGCCGTCGTCGCCGAGGAGGACCTGCGCGACTCCGCGCAGCGCGCCTTCGTCAACATCGCACGCCGCGTCCAGGCCATCGTCCACCAGCAGGCGCAGGAACTGCGCGACATGGAGGACCGCCACGGCCGCAGCCCCGACGTCTTCGGCGACCTCCTGCGCCTCGACCACGGCACCGCGCTCATCGGGCGCCTCGCCGACTCCATCGCCGTCCTCGGCGGCGCCCGCCCCGGCCGCCAGTGGTCCAAGGCCGTCCCGCTCTACAGCGTGCTCCGCGGCGCCATGTCCCGGATCATCGACTACCAGCGCGTGGAGCTCCACTCGGTCTCCCAGGTCGCCGTGGTCGGCCCGGCGGTCGAACCGCTCATCCACGCCCTCGCCGAGCTCCTCGACAACGCCACCCGCTACTCGCCGCCGCAGACCAAGGTCCACCTGACCGCCGTCGACGTGAACTCGGGCATCGCCGTCGAGATCGAGGACGGCGGCGTCAGCATGAGCGAGGAGGCCCGCAGGCGCGCCGAGCGGATGCTGCGCCAGGCACAGGAGGGCATCGACCTCGCCGACCTCGGCGAGACGCCCCGCCTGGGCCTCGCCGTCGTCGGCCGGCTCTCGCAGGCCTACGACTTCCAGGTCTCGCTGCGCGCGTCGGCGTACGGCGGCGTCCGCGCCGTCCTCGTCATCCCGCAGACCCTGATCACCGCCAGTGCCTCGGCGAGCGGCGTCGCCCACGGCATCGGCACCGCCTCCGGCCCCCGGGCCGCGCTGCCCGTCGGCGGGGCCGAGACCCTGCCCCCCGCCGCCCCCGAGGCGCTGCCCGCCGCGGTCGAGGACCGGTCCGCCGCCGGGGAGCACGCGGCGGCCTCCGACGACGCGCCCGCCGCGGTCCGCCCGCCGGCCGCAGGCCGCCCCGCGACCGGCCCCCGGCATCCCGAGGACGACGAGGTGCCCCTGGTCACCGAGCGGACCGCGACCGGCCTCCCGCAGCGCCGCCGCCGCACCCGCGCAGCGGCCCCGGACGAGACCGCCGCGGCCCCGTCCGCGGCGCCGGCCGCACCCGCCACGGCCGCCGCCGCACCCGAACCCGAACCCGGCATGTGGCTGGCCGCCTTCCAGGGCGGCCTCACCGGGGACAGCAGCAGCAAGACCGTCCCGAGCCGCCGTGCCGCAGCAAGCCCGAACACAGACGCCTCGCCGAACACGGCGAGCAAGGGGGAACAGCCATGA
- a CDS encoding roadblock/LC7 domain-containing protein codes for MSQQQSNMDWMLKDLAESVPQTRHVIVLSADGLRMAQYGTETDTADRLAAACAGLQSLAGAVAAELPHSSGRMRLVVIEMDGGFFYLMAAGAGAYLAVLADEGVDAGLMGQRMRDLVARIGEHLSSPPRAGDASGATAPGGGLTA; via the coding sequence ATGAGTCAGCAGCAGAGCAACATGGACTGGATGCTCAAGGACCTGGCCGAAAGCGTTCCGCAGACCCGCCACGTCATCGTCCTGTCCGCCGACGGCCTGCGCATGGCCCAGTACGGCACGGAGACCGACACCGCCGACCGGCTCGCCGCCGCCTGCGCCGGACTCCAGAGCCTCGCCGGCGCCGTCGCCGCCGAACTCCCGCACAGCAGCGGCCGGATGCGGCTCGTCGTGATCGAGATGGACGGCGGGTTCTTCTACCTGATGGCGGCCGGCGCGGGCGCCTACCTGGCCGTCCTGGCCGACGAGGGAGTCGACGCAGGCCTGATGGGCCAGCGCATGCGCGACCTGGTCGCCCGTATCGGCGAGCACCTGAGCAGCCCGCCGCGGGCCGGAGACGCCTCCGGAGCCACCGCGCCCGGGGGAGGGCTGACCGCGTGA
- a CDS encoding DUF742 domain-containing protein has product MSNPGRDWEDGTPERLYVITGGRSGPVSPVPLDLVTLIIAKSGPRPGMQPEHAAIMRMCRSPLSVAEISAYLALPVSVVTVLLGDLVTAGHVLSRPPVAPAKLPDLALIEAVIDGLRKL; this is encoded by the coding sequence GTGAGCAACCCGGGCCGGGACTGGGAAGACGGCACTCCCGAGCGGCTCTACGTGATCACGGGTGGGCGGAGCGGACCGGTGTCCCCGGTCCCGCTCGACCTCGTCACCCTGATCATCGCCAAGTCGGGGCCCAGGCCCGGGATGCAACCCGAGCACGCAGCGATCATGAGGATGTGCAGGTCACCGCTGTCGGTGGCAGAGATCTCCGCGTACCTCGCGCTGCCGGTCAGCGTGGTCACCGTCCTGCTGGGCGACCTGGTCACCGCCGGCCACGTGCTCTCACGCCCGCCCGTCGCCCCCGCCAAACTCCCCGACCTGGCACTGATAGAGGCAGTCATCGATGGACTACGCAAGCTCTGA
- a CDS encoding GTP-binding protein translates to MDYASSEPPPTAPHRGHPPAGPRSEDALPATAAAAVKVVIVGGFGVGKTTLVGSVSEIRPLTTEETMTQAGVGVDDTAGVERKTSTTVAMDFGRISINEELVLYLFGTPGQQRFWFLWRGLFEGALGAVVLVDTRRLEVSFDVIGRLEERGVPFVVAVNAFPDAPEHPLEELRAALDLPESVPLVVCDARRRDSSRDVLMTLMRYLHSLAATPEAR, encoded by the coding sequence ATGGACTACGCAAGCTCTGAGCCGCCGCCCACGGCCCCCCACCGCGGTCATCCCCCGGCCGGCCCCCGGAGCGAGGACGCCCTCCCCGCCACGGCGGCGGCCGCCGTCAAGGTGGTCATCGTCGGCGGCTTCGGCGTCGGCAAGACGACCCTGGTCGGCTCCGTGAGCGAGATCCGCCCGCTCACCACCGAGGAGACGATGACGCAGGCAGGCGTCGGAGTCGACGACACGGCCGGAGTGGAGCGGAAGACCTCCACCACCGTGGCCATGGACTTCGGCCGCATCAGCATCAACGAGGAACTGGTGCTGTACCTCTTCGGCACCCCCGGACAGCAGCGCTTCTGGTTCCTGTGGCGCGGACTGTTCGAGGGCGCCCTCGGCGCGGTGGTCCTGGTCGACACCCGCCGGCTGGAGGTCAGCTTCGACGTCATCGGGCGCCTGGAGGAGCGCGGTGTGCCCTTCGTCGTCGCCGTCAACGCCTTCCCCGACGCGCCCGAGCACCCGCTGGAGGAGCTGCGCGCCGCGCTCGACCTGCCCGAGTCGGTCCCGCTCGTCGTCTGCGACGCCCGCCGCCGCGACTCCAGCCGCGACGTCCTCATGACGCTGATGCGCTACCTGCACTCCCTCGCCGCAACCCCGGAGGCCCGGTAG